In a genomic window of Maricaulis maris MCS10:
- a CDS encoding M23/M56 family metallopeptidase, whose product MTGLLDAILIGGALSLLSGLVALCFASWQTRRGRGGSGLWRAARWAALAPLLLAPVIFVIPETGVAPMHAPLPDALLPATLGGPAAGTASFDPFSVFMAIEWLPVLVALYVAGLLVALAGAGLRHLRRSALLRSSRAAPDLAQDYLSILASRVGVEAPDFRLRDGLASPLLTGWSPVILAAPDLLDDTTASRYALTHELVHYRRGDEQDRLLGAALVAVLWFHWPLRRIERELHEAREIDCDAESLEALGGAERKPYAATLITMMRSPAQLVSAFGPDDRRHREMRIKAILSGRSARPSSRLLAVMLAGVSILPVACAQAAMTERNQLAVNLSNPAENHFVLRHVEAGADGDHSVKHDLHLGEDVDVEHDLEAEYGHDGEDGHMVFRTEDGNELRFDPRELHVDESVMFIPQDDETETVIFTSREGAAGGYAFIDEDGNVTRFDPAPGSVWESDDGTLRPLAPPAAPTVAEPSAEPAPAAPASEPAPVLDRVEPAAAPRPDGPKRDVQPAAAVAPVFTHPVADGRISSRYGTRPSAPAGIPRNHRGTDIAAPTGTPIRAPGAGTVTHAAAGLNGSDAWGNTVVIDHGAGWQTVYAHMDGFDVEVGDFVDAGEQIGRVGSTGRSTGPHVHVELRHDGERIDPATRLPGLR is encoded by the coding sequence ATGACCGGCCTGCTCGACGCCATCCTGATCGGCGGCGCGTTATCGCTTCTTTCGGGTCTCGTCGCCTTGTGTTTCGCGAGCTGGCAGACCCGCCGCGGTCGGGGCGGTTCCGGGCTCTGGCGCGCTGCCCGCTGGGCCGCCCTGGCACCGCTGCTCCTCGCTCCGGTGATCTTTGTCATTCCGGAAACAGGAGTCGCGCCGATGCACGCGCCGCTTCCGGACGCCCTCCTTCCGGCAACGCTTGGCGGTCCGGCCGCTGGCACCGCCAGCTTTGACCCCTTTTCCGTTTTCATGGCCATCGAGTGGCTGCCTGTCCTGGTGGCGCTCTATGTCGCCGGCCTGCTGGTCGCCCTGGCCGGTGCCGGTTTGCGCCATCTGCGGCGTTCGGCCCTGCTGCGGAGCAGCCGCGCCGCTCCGGATCTCGCGCAGGATTATCTGTCTATCCTGGCGTCGCGGGTCGGGGTGGAGGCGCCGGACTTCCGCCTTCGGGACGGCCTGGCGTCGCCTCTGCTTACCGGTTGGTCGCCGGTTATACTGGCAGCGCCCGATCTGCTCGATGACACCACCGCCAGTCGCTACGCCCTGACCCATGAACTCGTCCACTACCGCCGCGGTGATGAACAGGACCGTCTGTTGGGTGCGGCACTGGTGGCGGTGCTCTGGTTCCACTGGCCGCTGCGCCGGATCGAACGTGAACTCCACGAAGCCCGTGAAATCGACTGCGATGCAGAAAGTCTGGAAGCGCTGGGGGGCGCTGAGCGAAAGCCCTATGCGGCAACGCTGATCACCATGATGCGAAGCCCGGCCCAGCTGGTGTCGGCCTTCGGTCCCGATGACAGGAGACATCGAGAAATGCGTATCAAAGCCATCCTTTCCGGCCGGTCCGCCCGCCCGTCCTCACGCTTGCTGGCGGTCATGCTGGCTGGTGTGTCCATCCTGCCTGTTGCCTGCGCCCAGGCCGCCATGACCGAGCGAAACCAGCTCGCGGTCAACCTGTCCAACCCGGCCGAGAACCATTTTGTTCTTCGCCACGTCGAGGCCGGCGCCGATGGCGACCATTCGGTGAAACACGACCTGCATTTGGGCGAGGATGTGGATGTCGAGCATGATTTAGAGGCGGAGTACGGCCATGACGGTGAGGACGGCCACATGGTTTTCCGCACCGAAGACGGCAACGAGCTCCGTTTCGATCCGCGCGAGCTGCACGTCGACGAGTCTGTGATGTTCATTCCGCAAGACGATGAGACCGAGACCGTCATCTTCACCTCACGCGAGGGCGCGGCAGGCGGCTATGCCTTCATCGATGAAGACGGCAATGTCACCCGCTTCGATCCGGCACCGGGTTCGGTCTGGGAGAGCGATGACGGCACCTTGCGACCGTTGGCACCGCCAGCTGCTCCGACAGTTGCCGAGCCGTCCGCCGAGCCTGCACCCGCTGCTCCGGCGAGCGAGCCGGCTCCGGTCCTCGACCGGGTTGAACCCGCCGCAGCACCGCGGCCTGATGGCCCCAAGCGCGATGTCCAGCCCGCCGCGGCCGTGGCTCCGGTATTCACGCATCCTGTCGCCGATGGTCGTATCTCAAGTCGCTACGGGACCCGTCCTTCGGCGCCGGCCGGCATTCCGCGCAATCATCGCGGCACCGACATCGCCGCTCCGACCGGGACCCCGATTCGCGCACCCGGTGCCGGCACGGTCACCCACGCCGCAGCTGGCCTGAACGGCAGCGACGCCTGGGGAAATACGGTGGTCATCGATCATGGTGCCGGCTGGCAGACCGTCTATGCCCACATGGACGGGTTTGATGTCGAAGTTGGCGATTTCGTGGATGCGGGCGAGCAGATCGGCCGCGTCGGCTCCACCGGGCGCTCGACCGGCCCGCATGTCCATGTCGAACTGCGTCATGATGGTGAACGGATCGATCCGGCAACCCGGCTGCCCGGCCTGCGCTGA
- a CDS encoding BlaI/MecI/CopY family transcriptional regulator, translated as MTATAPSQAELAILKHLWTAGPQAAREVQDRIAGPTGWSYSTTRTLLARMTEKGLVERQDVHGLSVFSAKVEKVTLMGRLIRDFAANVLDMDGPMPATTFANSRLFSEQEAEALTRLLETSGEDSEGESK; from the coding sequence ATGACCGCAACCGCGCCATCGCAAGCCGAACTGGCCATCCTGAAACATCTGTGGACCGCCGGTCCCCAGGCCGCCCGCGAGGTCCAGGACCGGATCGCCGGCCCGACCGGCTGGTCCTATTCGACCACGCGCACCTTGCTGGCCCGGATGACCGAGAAGGGTCTGGTCGAGCGGCAGGACGTGCACGGCCTGTCCGTGTTCAGTGCCAAGGTCGAGAAAGTCACCCTGATGGGCCGGTTGATCCGCGATTTCGCCGCCAATGTGCTGGACATGGACGGGCCGATGCCGGCCACGACCTTCGCCAATAGCCGCCTCTTCTCCGAGCAGGAGGCCGAGGCATTGACCCGGCTGCTCGAAACGTCTGGCGAAGACAGCGAGGGAGAGTCGAAATGA
- a CDS encoding mitochondrial fission ELM1 family protein, protein MSDPASHDTTIWVVSDGRRGIENQALGLAEAVGRGLGTPHHIERVTVRKDGFVTLPSHSHPDFWIGCGRAAIPLARRHRRIFPDCHFTYVQDPRTRHDDFDLIVAPTHDRLVKPNAISMTGSPNRVTAEVLATAKDSFSDRLDTLAGRRIAVLIGGNSKRFKLDTASVRYLTDRMDTLIAGGASLMVTVSRRTPESARKILREHFGADERVWYHDGEGENPYFAFLAAADWIFVTEESTNMLVEASATGAPVYVLPLVGTPGKFALLHAELEACGAVRPYLGRLDHWSYVPLDETRRVADALLNQYRAQRGAADSEAA, encoded by the coding sequence ATGTCTGATCCTGCAAGCCATGACACGACAATCTGGGTCGTTTCCGACGGACGTCGCGGCATCGAAAACCAGGCCCTCGGCCTGGCCGAGGCGGTCGGTCGCGGGCTGGGAACCCCGCACCACATCGAGCGGGTCACGGTCCGCAAGGATGGCTTTGTCACCCTGCCCTCGCACTCACACCCGGATTTCTGGATCGGGTGCGGCCGCGCCGCGATTCCCCTGGCCCGGCGGCACAGGCGCATCTTCCCGGACTGCCACTTCACCTATGTCCAGGATCCGCGCACCCGGCACGATGATTTCGACCTGATCGTCGCGCCCACCCATGACCGGCTGGTCAAACCCAATGCCATCTCAATGACCGGTTCTCCGAACCGGGTGACGGCCGAGGTCCTGGCGACCGCGAAGGACAGCTTCTCCGACCGGCTCGACACGCTTGCCGGCCGCCGCATTGCTGTGCTGATCGGCGGAAATTCCAAACGCTTCAAGCTGGACACCGCCAGTGTCCGCTATCTGACCGACCGCATGGATACGCTGATCGCCGGTGGGGCCTCCCTGATGGTCACGGTCTCGAGGCGGACGCCGGAAAGCGCGCGCAAGATCCTGCGGGAGCATTTCGGGGCCGACGAGCGGGTCTGGTATCATGATGGCGAAGGCGAGAATCCGTATTTCGCCTTTCTGGCGGCGGCGGACTGGATCTTCGTCACCGAGGAATCGACCAATATGCTGGTGGAGGCGAGCGCGACCGGCGCGCCGGTCTATGTCCTGCCGCTGGTTGGCACGCCGGGCAAATTCGCCCTGCTCCATGCCGAGCTGGAGGCCTGCGGCGCTGTCCGCCCTTATCTGGGTCGACTGGACCACTGGTCCTACGTCCCGCTCGACGAAACCAGGCGTGTCGCCGACGCGCTTCTCAACCAATACCGCG